A segment of the Pieris napi chromosome 5, ilPieNapi1.2, whole genome shotgun sequence genome:
CATTCTCGAAATTAAGATTTTCTAAATCTTGTTTTAGCTTGGTAATATCACTCATCGACATAGATTTCTTCAAAGAACAAAATTCGTTGTTGAACGGCATATCAAAATTATGCTCTCCAAAATACTCATCTGATGACAATGGCTCATCTTTAATACGTAAATCATTTGGCGTAAAATCTCCTCGGAAGTGACTTACGTAATTTCTAGAcatttttgatataatatataataacacaataaaacacaaaacacAATAGTAATGGATAATTATGAAAGGTCCGTTATTTTAAAGTTCCTTTTGATAACAGTTGACAGTTGGTACAACTTTTGACGGCCGTTATGAAgacggattttttttttaatttatttattagccggatacaaagtccattggcacTATGAAGACGTAAAGTAAACCATGTTaccagtaaaaaaaatataggctatattatattattatttattgtctaTTGTTATAACTGTCATGAGTAACGGCTATAGTTATTGTCACTCGCTGTCATGTGTCAAGTTTCATCATCTGAGTAgcatttagtatattatactGTTTTTTGGCTTAATTTGCCTATTTATAAAAGAATTGTTCTTATAGAAACAAAGATTTATTTCTCCatctactttaaaaaaaacaattttttataatgtcgCAACCTCTACCGAATCCGAATACATTATTGCCTCTTGAACTTGTGGATAAATGTATAGGATCAAgaattcatattattatgaagAATGATAAAGAAATGGTTGGAACTCTTCAAGGTTTTGATGACTTTGTAAACATGTTATTAGATGACGTGACGGAATATGAATCTACACCTGAAGGCAGAAAAATAACCAAACTGGACCAAATACTTCTTAATGGAAATAATATAGCTATGTTGGTTCCTGGAGGAGAAATGCCTGGTGACTCATATGAAGGGCAATGAGAATTCATTAAAACctcttttaattaagtttcttaatgttaataaacaaatgctttctaatttttattttcagttttatTTACCTAATCTTAGATCAATATCATAGTGATATATTAAAGCTAGATTTACAGGTTTTTGGCATTTcctataaaagtaaaataaagaaacacaaaaggtaataaataaatataaatagcagACCTGACAGCCGTTGTAAGTAcacatcttaaataaaaacatctaCTACTTATAAATCAAACCATTCTTGAACTCACAAAAAACGGTCCAGCTGTTTTGGAGAagttaaatttcaattataataatactaataataaaaatatagtttgaaACAATAGATAAAATGTGTTATATTGTGGACatgtatatgtaataatataatcttttaGTTCATATTTTAGCCAACAAGATACCAATGAatgtgtaaatataataaagtaagcAAATGTGTGTTACTAAGAAAGTATATCATTCTTACCGGAGCTGGTGCTGGACCATAGTCACTTGAAGGGTCATTAATTTCAATCTTGGCAGTAGATGATGGTGGTCTGCTCACTTTATCAAAGCAAGCATCACACACTCGCacctattataaaatactgttGTTAAAGAACAACtgttagaaaaaacaaaaattgggAAAAAAtagagaatttttttattaaccagcctaaaaattatttagtattattgtAATAGAACTATTTTAGGAATAtccaataaaattaacaattttcacTGTTACCTCAACAcataataacttaattaacTGCTGCGACAACTGGTTGCATAGGATTAAAGTAAAGACTAACCATGGATGAGTAATAGAAGCTTTTAGTACCTCTTTTTCAATTCCAAATTTTGGCAGAGTCGATGTCTTAGAGCTGCACTGTTGGCAGAACACTTGACCGCAGGCACGGCAATGGTGACGACGGACAATCAATGAGAATGCTACACGACacctatatttaaaatcaattatttaagtacTGCACAATAACCAGAATTGAACCAGCAGTAaaagttaaagaaaaattaattttcttgaCAATTGTATTGCTCTTTTACTATTCCTAAGACTTGAACAATAACACATTCTGAGTTTGGATTATCATTTATAAAGAGAAACTGTATTTACAGATTTGCTTGTATATTAATCAATGTCTCACCTATTATAcacatatgtatgtaattgTGTCAACAGTATACATAAAGTTTTGTTTgtctttctttatttaaaacgctaaatttgtttacctacccatatatgtatgtactttttgTAACCAATCAATATGACTTTGCTGTGGAATGGAAGCCTGGTTATCCATATCACAGGTTCTTACCTAGTTTGGAAACCAGTCTCCCAATGCCTTCTAAACTGTAATCTTATTGTTtgttgtaaatgttatatgggagaaaataaattattattattattaaaaacccaAAAAGTAACCAAATTTAGCCTAAGTACTAACCTATGACAGACTTCACCGTCTGCCCACTCAGGGGCTGTGTCAGCTGAGAACATTGCATCAGATTCTTTCAATGGTGGAAATTTATGACCTTCAGCCTTCAATATATTGACTGTATCctgtttataaacaaaatttatttaaaaacacaacaGAATTTGGTGAAGACTTTCAAATGACTGGTGTATTTAAACAAAGCTATATGACATGAATGATGCATATAATATGACTCATCACATTTGATAAGGTGATAATCAAAATGtatctgttattttttaaagtaacattttactataaaatataaactccTTGACTActattgtataattataattcatataaatattttatacaaaaacacattCATTAAGATAActgtatttacatattaaagatataataagGACATTGACTCTAGTAAGTAGTCCTGTAGCAAAGTAAATATCTTATCACAGAATTATTAACTTCAATGCACCAAgcataaaatgaaaatataagaTACTAGACCTGCTCTTCTTACAACATATTGTAATGTATAGAGTTGACATTGACATAGATAATTCTGTAATTAGATTATGAAaatcaatattacaaaaatgacTAGTACAAATTTATAAGTGTCGATGAGCAGACAAAACTAGTTAATATTGTCACTAACCTGTACAGCTCTATATTTAGGGTTGTTTCTAAAAGCAAATGCCCAAGCTTGTATCAGTTcaagaattttgttttttaaattttcatgttgtgttgttttaactaaatcaCGGAGCATTTCGCAGAACACTTTAGATGTCACCTCATCATGTACTCCAGACCCtgtatcaattataaaaagtatCTGTCATAGTTGTTCATAATAAAAggtaattgatttattaattattatttcacttcTTTTCATAAAGGATACCAGGCTTAAAGGACTTCAAGATTTTAGAAGTTACTTAATGGCCATAGTGTAACTGAGATCCTTTatcact
Coding sequences within it:
- the LOC125049931 gene encoding U6 snRNA-associated Sm-like protein LSm5 yields the protein MSQPLPNPNTLLPLELVDKCIGSRIHIIMKNDKEMVGTLQGFDDFVNMLLDDVTEYESTPEGRKITKLDQILLNGNNIAMLVPGGEMPGDSYEGQ